A genomic region of Arachis stenosperma cultivar V10309 chromosome 9, arast.V10309.gnm1.PFL2, whole genome shotgun sequence contains the following coding sequences:
- the LOC130948501 gene encoding phytochrome A-2 produces MSSSRPSQSSSNSGRSRHSARIIAQTTVDAKLHASFEESGSSFDYSSSVRASGSADGENQPRTDKVTTAYLHHIQKGKMIQPFGCLLALDEKTCKVIAYSENAPEMLTMASHAVPSVGDHPALGIGTDIRTIFTAPSASALQKALGFGEVHLLNPILVHCKTSGKPFYAILHRVTGSLIIDFEPVKPYEVPMTAAGALQSYKLAAKAITRLQSLPSGSMERLCDTMVQEVFELTGYDRVMAYKFHEDDHGEVIAELTKPGLEPYLGLHYPSTDIPQAARFLFLKNKVRMIVDCHAKHVKVVQDEKLPFDLTLCGSTLRAPHSCHLQYMSNMDSIASLVMAVIVNDSDEDADNSDAVQPQKRKRLWGLVVCHNTTPRFVPFPLRYACEFLTQVFAIHVNREIELEYQITEKNILRTQTLLCDMLMRDAPLGIVSQSPNIMDLVKCDGASLLYKNKVWRLGVTPTESHIREIALWLSEHHMDSTGLSTDSLYDAGFPGALSLGDVVCGMAAVRITEKDIVFWFRSHTAAEIRWGGAKHDPGEKDDGRRMHPRSSFKAFLEVVKSRSLPWKDYEMDAIHSLQLILRNAFKEMDSMDITTNAINTRLNDLRIEGMQELEAVTSEMVRLIETATVPILAVDVDGLVNGWNIKIAELTGLSVGDAIGKHLLTLVENSSVGIVKKMLEMALKGEEEKNVQFEIKTHGSKVDCGPIRLVVNACASRDIHDNVVGVCFVAQDITAQKTVMDKFTRIEGDYKAIVQNPNPLIPPIFGTDEFGWCCEWNAAMTKVTGWKREEVMDKMLLGEVFGTQMACCRLKNQEAFVNFGIVLNKAMTGLETAKVAFGFFARSGKYVECLLSMSKKLDVEGVVTGVFCFLQLASPELQQALHVQRISEQTALKRLKALTYMKRQIRNPLSGMMFSRKMLEATELGTEQKQLLHTSAQCQCQLSKVLDDSDLDSIIDGYLDLEMAEFTLHDVLVASLSQVMAKSNTKAIRIVNDVKEQIATETLYGDSLRLQQAIADFLLISINFTPNGGQVVVTATLTKEQIGQSVHLVNLELSITHGGSGVPEALLNQMFESNGVESEEEGISLLISRKLLKLMNGDVRYVREAGKSSFILSAELAAAHKLKD; encoded by the exons ATGTCATCCTCAAGGCCTAGCCAATCTTCTAGCAATTCGGGGAGATCAAGACATAGCGCTAGGATTATTGCTCAGACCACTGTAGATGCAAAGCTCCATGCTAGTTTTGAGGAGTCTGGTAGTTCCTTTGACTACTCTAGTTCGGTGCGTGCCTCCGGCTCAGCTGATGGAGAAAATCAACCAAGAACAGATAAAGTAACAACAGCTTACCTCCATCACATACAGAAAGGCAAGATGATTCAACCCTTTGGGTGCTTGCTGGCCTTGGATGAGAAAACATGCAAGGTGATTGCTTACAGTGAGAATGCACCAGAGATGCTGACCATGGCGAGTCATGCTGTTCCCAGTGTTGGGGACCACCCTGCCCTTGGCATTGGCACCGACATAAGAACTATTTTCACTGCTCCAAGTGCTTCGGCATTGCAGAAAGCACTAGGATTTGGAGAAGTTCATCTTCTTAACCCCATCCTAGTTCATTGCAAGACTTCTGGGAAACCCTTCTATGCTATTCTCCATCGTGTTACTGGTAGTTTGATTATTGACTTTGAGCCCGTCAAGCCTTATGAAGTTCCTATGACTGCAGCAGGTGCTCTGCAATCCTACAAGCTTGCTGCGAAAGCAATCACCCGATTGCAGTCTTTGCCTAGTGGGAGCATGGAAAGGCTATGTGATACAATGGTTCAAGAAGTTTTTGAACTCACGGGTTATGACAGGGTGatggcttataaatttcatGAGGATGATCATGGGGAAGTGATTGCTGAGTTAACAAAGCCAGGACTTGAACCATATCTTGGTTTGCACTATCCGTCCACTGATATTCCCCAGGCTGCACGTTTTTTGTTCTTGAAGAACAAGGTCCGTATGATTGTTGATTGTCATGCAAAACATGTAAAGGTTGTTCAAGATGAGAAGCTGCCATTCGATTTGACTTTGTGTGGTTCAACCTTAAGAGCTCCTCATAGTTGCCATTTGCAGTACATGTCAAACATGGATTCAATTGCTTCCCTAGTTATGGCAGTTATAGTCAATGACAGCGATGAAGATGCGGACAACTCTGATGCTGTTCAGCCACAAAAGAGAAAGCGACTCTGGGGCTTAGTTGTTTGTCATAACACTACTCCCAGGTTTGTTCCTTTTCCTCTAAGGTATGCTTGTGAGTTTCTGACACAAGTATTTGCCATCCATGTCAACAGAGAAATAGAGTTAGAATATCAGATTACTGAAAAGAATATCCTTCGCACTCAGACGCTCTTGTGTGATATGCTGATGCGAGATGCACCCCTAGGAATTGTATCACAAAGCCCTAATATAATGGACCTAGTTAAATGTGATGGGGCTTCCCTCTTGTATAAAAACAAGGTATGGAGATTAGGAGTAACACCTACTGAATCTCATATAAGAGAGATAGCTTTGTGGTTGTCTGAGCACCATATGGATTCCACAGGTCTTAGTACAGATAGCTTGTATGATGCCGGGTTCCCAGGGGCTCTGTCTCTTGGTGATGTAGTATGTGGAATGGCAGCGGTTAGAATAACTGAgaaagacatagttttctggtTTCGATCACACACAGCTGCAGAAATCAGATGGGGCGGTGCAAAGCATGACCCTGGTGAAAAGGACGACGGCAGGAGGATGCATCCACGGTCATCTTTCAAGGCTTTCCTTGAAGTTGTTAAGTCAAGGAGCTTACCGTGGAAAGACTACGAGATGGATGCTATTCATTCATTGCAGCTAATACTAAGAAATGCGTTCAAAGAGATGGATAGTATGGACATAACCACAAATGCAATAAATACAAGGCTGAATGATTTGAGGATTGAAGGGATGCAGGAACTGGAAGCCGTGACAAGTGAGATGGTTAGATTAATTGAAACTGCAACGGTACCTATTCTGGCTGTAGATGTTGATGGGCTGGTTAATGGATGGAATATAAAGATTGCCGAATTGACTGGCCTTTCGGTTGGTGATGCTATAGGGAAGCATCTTCTCACACTCGTTGAGAACTCTTCAGTTGGTATAGTCAAGAAGATGCTTGAGATGGCATTGAAAG gtgaagaagagaaaaacgTCCAATTTGAGATCAAAACACATGGGTCTAAAGTTGATTGTGGTCCTATTAGATTGGTTGTTAATGCTTGCGCAAGCCGGGATATTCATGATAATGTTGTGGGGGTTTGTTTTGTGGCCCAAGACATCACAGCTCAGAAGACTGTCATGGATAAATTTACCCGAATTGAAGGTGATTACAAGGCGATTGTACAGAATCCCAACCCATTGATCCCCCCAATATTTGGAACTGATGAATTTGGCTGGTGTTGTGAGTGGAATGCAGCTATGACAAAGGTGACCGGATGGAAGAGAGAAGAGGTGATGGATAAAATGCTTTTAGGAGAGGTTTTTGGGACTCAGATGGCTTGTTGTCGTCttaagaaccaagaagcttttGTTAATTTTGGTATTGTACTTAATAAAGCCATGACCGGTTTGGAGACAGCAAAGGTTGCTTTTGGTTTCTTTGCTCGTAGTGGGAAGTATGTAGAATGCCTGCTTTCGATGAGTAAAAAATTGGACGTCGAAGGTGTAGTTACTggggtcttctgcttcttgcaGCTAGCTAGTCCAGAGCTGCAACAAGCATTGCATGTTCAGCGAATATCTGAACAAACTGCCTTGAAGAGACTGAAAGCTTTAACTTATATGAAGAGGCAGATCAGGAATCCTTTATCCGGGATGATGTTTTCGCGGAAAATGTTGGAGGCCACTGAGTTGGGAACGGAACAAAAGCAACTCCTACACACCAGTGCTCAGTGCCAGTGCCAGCTTAGCAAAGTTCTTGATGACTCAGATCTTGACAGCATCATTGATGG TTACTTGGATCTTGAGATGGCTGAATTCACTCTGCATGATGTATTGGTTGCTTCCCTTAGTCAAGTAATGGCAAAGAGTAACACCAAAGCTATCCGAATAGTCAACGATGTCAAAGAGCAAATTGCGACAGAAACCTTATACGGTGATAGTCTTAGGCTTCAGCAGGCCATAGCTGACTTCTTATTGATTTCCATAAACTTCACACCCAATGGAGGTCAAGTTGTAGTAACAGCCACTCTGACCAAAGAACAAATAGGGCAATCTGTCCATCTTGTTAATTTGGAGCTCAG CATAACACATGGTGGTAGTGGGGTGCCAGAAGCACTGCTGAACCAGATGTTTGAGAGTAATGGGGTTGAATCAGAGGAAGAAGGTATAAGCCTTCTCATAAGCAGAAAACTTCTAAAGCTGATGAATGGAGATGTGCGTTATGTAAGGGAAGCAGGCAAATCATCTTTTATCCTATCTGCTGAACTTGCCGCAGCTCATAAGTTGAAAGATTAG